In Oncorhynchus tshawytscha isolate Ot180627B linkage group LG28, Otsh_v2.0, whole genome shotgun sequence, a genomic segment contains:
- the LOC112227171 gene encoding regulator of G-protein signaling 2-like has product MDICCETASEDLDKTKRLLHKPWKSRLHNFLNSPSPHSRKKLHRQSVNEAKQWGQSLEKLLNHKCGQVAFRVFLKSEFCEENLEFWLACEEFKSITSPEKLAWKATSIYEEFIQSDSPMEVNVDYHTRDTIAHSLHKPTPSCFDGAQRKVCSLMENDAYPRFIQSDYYKDLCAGSRGFRKT; this is encoded by the exons ATGGATATTTGCTGTGAGACGGCCTCAGAAGACCTTGACAAGACCAAAAGGCTTTT GCATAAACCCTGGAAATCGAGACTCCACAACTTCCTCAATAGTCCCTCACCTCATTCAAGGAAAAAACTGCACAG ACAATCTGTTAATGAGGCGAAACAGTGGGGACAATCCTTAGAGAAACTACTCAATCATAAAT GTGGCCAAGTGGCATTTCGGGTCTTCCTGAAATCTGAGTTCTGTGAGGAGAATCTGGAGTTTTGGCTTGCCTGTGAAGAGTTCAAGTCCATCACCAGTCCAGAGAAGCTTGCCTGGAAAGCTACGAGCATTTATGAAgaattcatccaaagtgactcCCCTATGGAG GTCAACGTCGATTACCACACAAGAGACACGATTGCTCACAGTCTCCACAAGCCAACCCCATCTTGTTTTGATGGTGCCCAGAGGAAGGTCTGTAGCCTTATGGAGAACGATGCGTATCCTCGGTTCATTCAGTCTGACTACTACAAGGACCTGTGTGCTGGTAGCAGGGGCTTTAGGAAAACATAA
- the ro60 gene encoding 60 kDa SS-A/Ro ribonucleoprotein — protein sequence MEPSGQDANNHGQNSVGDGEHPWEVTDMTRLRRFICYGSEMAIYDTKEHRLGMESALALLSLLQEGRGCEVVEEVKRLALEGRPVRANPSLFALAVCSQHLDLNTRQGAFRALGDVCRDPEHLFTFIQYKKEVKERMRCGIWGRALRKAVSDWYNKQDAMGLALAVTKYKTREGWSHQDLLRLSHAKPANEAIVLISKYVMKGWKEVQGAYTDKANSEEVIKVLSYLEAVEKVKHSADEMEVSHLIEEHRLEREQLLTDHLKSKVVWKALIKEMPMESMLRTLGKMTADQVLEPGSSDVAEVCERIQSEAALKKAKLHPFSVLTASENYKRGQGNRGKVKWEPNVDIIKALDSAFYKCFTNVEPAGKRFVVAVDISTSLSSIVKGTSVSTAVAAAAMTMVFARTEAETQVMAYSEGAIVPCTITEGMSLRQVATELVKIPSGYTDCALPILWASEKRITVDMFIIFTNSACWHGEANPTECLRMYRHKMGIFSKLMVCGLTSNGLSIADPAGDKGMLDLCGFDLGAIEVIRNLALDLI from the exons ATGGAGCCATCGGGACAGGATGCCAACAACCACGGCCAAAACTCAGTTGGCGACGGTGAGCACCCATGGGAGGTAACAGACATGACCAGGCTCCGCCGCTTCATCTGCTACGGCTCAGAAATGGCCATCTATGACACCAAGGAGCACCGTCTGGGCATGGAGAGTGCCCTGGCTCTGCTCTCCCTGCTACAGGAGGGCAGGGGTTgcgaggtggtggaggaggtcaAAAGGCTGGCTCTGGAGGGCAGGCCAGTCAGGGCCAACCCTTCCCTGTTCGCCTTAGCTGTGTGCTCCCAACATTTGGACCTGAATACCAGACAGGGGGCGTTCCGAGCCCTGGGTGACGTGTGCCGGGACCCCGAGCACCTCTTCACCTTCATCCAATACAAGAAGGAGGTGAAAGAGAGGATGCGGTGCGGGATATGGGGACGGGCCCTGAGGAAAGCGGTGTCGGATTGGTACAACAAACAGGACGCCATGGGTCTGGCTCTGGCGGTGACCAAGTATAAAACGAGAGAGGGCTGGTCGCATCAGGATCTACTCAGACTCTCCCATGCCAAGCCTGCTAATGAAG CGATCGTGTTGATCAGTAAATACGTTATGAAAGGATGGAAGGAGGTCCAGGGGGCGTACACCGACAAGGCGAACTCGGAGGAGGTGATCAAAGTCCTCTCATACCTGGAAGCGGTTGAGAAGGTCAAACACAGTGCAGACGAGATGGAGGTCAGCCATCTAATAGAGGAGCATAGGCTGGAGCGGGAACAACTTCTGACAGACCACCTGAAGTCCAAAGTG GTATGGAAGGCATTGATAAAGGAGATGCCCATGGAGTCAATGCTAAGGACCCTGGGTAAGATGACCGCAGACCAAGTCCTGGAACCAGGAAGCTCAGACGTGGCAGAGGTGTGCGAGAGGATCCAGAGTGAGGCGGCTTTAAAGAAG GCAAAACTCCACCCTTTCAGCGTCTTGACAGCCTCGGAAAACTACAAAAGGGGCCAAGGCAACCGGGGGAAAGTGAAATGGGAACCAAACGTTGACATCATAAAAGCGCTGGACTCTGCTTTCTACAAATGTTTCACA AACGTGGAGCCGGCGGGGAAGCGCTTCGTGGTGGCGGTGGACATTAGCACATCACTGAGCAGCATCGTTAAGGGGACCTCCGTCAGCACAGCTGTAGCGGCTGCAGCCATGACCATG GTTTTTGCgcggacagaggcagagacacaggTTATGGCCTACTCTGAAGGAGCTATAGTTCCTTGCACCATCACTGAAGGCATGTCTCTTCGACAAGTAGCAACCGAGCTGGTCAAG ATCCCCAGTGGTTATACAGACTGTGCTCTCCCCATCCTGTGGGCCTCGGAGAAGAGGATCACTGTGGACATGTTCATCATATTCACCAACAGTGCCTGCTGGCACGGCGAGGCCAATCCAACAGAGTGTCTGAGGATGTACAGACAT